The Sphingopyxis sp. YR583 DNA segment CATGCTGCAAAACGTGCCTTCCATTCGTCGGCCGAGAAACCGACGCTGACATCACCCGCCGTTTCGACAACCGGTCGGCGGATCATCGCGGGCTGATCGAGCATCAAAGCCTTTGCGGATGCGGCGTCGAGGCCGTCCTTTTGCGCGTCAGGCAGTTTGCGGAAGGTCGTACCGGCCTTGTTGAGCAATTTTTCCCAACCGAGCGCGTCGATCCAGCCCTGCAGCCGCGCCGCGTCGAGCCCATCCTTGCGCACATCGTGAAAGCGATAGGCCACGCCTTGCTCGTCGAGCCAGCGCCGCGCCTTTTTCACCGTGTCGCAGTTCGAAATACCATAGAGAATCATAGTCATGGACAGAGGCCTAGCAGGGGCGGGTTGCAGTTTCGAGGCTGAGAAGGGGCGAACTCAGGAAATCGACGGCCGGTCGGCGATACGCGTGTTCGCGCTCGCCAGCTTGCCACGCAGCGCGCGCGCAAAGCCTTCGTGCAGCGACCCCGCAATGCCCGGATTCGCCGCCAGATAAGCGCGCAGCGCCGCGGCCGGCACGAACCACATGCGGGCGTTGGTGCTCAGGAGCACCGTTCCCGTCGCATGCGATCCGTCGAGCACGGTCGCTTCGCCGATCAATGCGCCGTCCGAGAGTTTCCCAATCTCGACCCCGTCACGCAGGATAGCCGCCTTGCCCTCCGCCAGATAGAAGAGGCTGGGCGCCGCCTGACTCTCGCGGATCAGCACCTCGCCGCGCTTTGCCGATATCCAGTTTCCCTGATCGATCAGGTCGCGCGCGACCGCCGCGCCGAGCCCCGGAAAATGCTGGCGGCGCAATTCTTCTTCCTCGGCCGTGAAGCGGACATTCGCTCCCCCGAACCACAGCCGGGCCAATATGCCGAGGTTGATCGCGAGGATGGCGAGTACCAGCAGGCCGTAACCGACGTCGGGGCCCCGGAACAGGGTCAGCGGCAGCGCCACCAGAGCGGCTGCGGCAAGGCCAAGGCGCGCATATTCGATTCGCACGACAAGGCTTGTCGCGAGCAACAAGAGCAGAACCCCATATACGAACCACGCGGATTCGAAATTCGCCATAGCTAGTTGCTCGCATCCCGACCCGTCTTCGGGTCACCGGGTGTATGACGTTGCCGATCGCAAAAAGCCTTGGACGCAGATCGCTCCGCATCCAAAGCGCGTAACAAACTAACCGTTTTTGCCATCCAAGAAAAGCATAGGTGCGCAAATGTCACGATAATGCTAATTTTCAGCGCTGTTCGTGCCGGAAACATTGCTTCTGCGCGACATAGGCGCCATGTGGCGCTCGATTCGAACGCGAAAAGACAGGCATATGACGAAAAACTGGCAACCGCATAGCTGGCGCTCGCACGAGGCCCGCCAGCTTCCCACCTATCGCGACGCCGATGCGCTGGCCGCTGCC contains these protein-coding regions:
- a CDS encoding ArsC family reductase, which codes for MTMILYGISNCDTVKKARRWLDEQGVAYRFHDVRKDGLDAARLQGWIDALGWEKLLNKAGTTFRKLPDAQKDGLDAASAKALMLDQPAMIRRPVVETAGDVSVGFSADEWKARFAA
- a CDS encoding cyclic nucleotide-binding domain-containing protein; its protein translation is MANFESAWFVYGVLLLLLATSLVVRIEYARLGLAAAALVALPLTLFRGPDVGYGLLVLAILAINLGILARLWFGGANVRFTAEEEELRRQHFPGLGAAVARDLIDQGNWISAKRGEVLIRESQAAPSLFYLAEGKAAILRDGVEIGKLSDGALIGEATVLDGSHATGTVLLSTNARMWFVPAAALRAYLAANPGIAGSLHEGFARALRGKLASANTRIADRPSIS